The proteins below come from a single Salvelinus fontinalis isolate EN_2023a chromosome 1, ASM2944872v1, whole genome shotgun sequence genomic window:
- the LOC129860070 gene encoding leucine-rich repeat-containing protein 1-like isoform X2, giving the protein MEIPESISNCKALQVADFSGNPLTRLPESFPELQNLTCLSINDISLQALPENIGNLSNLVSLELRENLLTYLPESLSLLHRLEELDLGNNELYNLPETIGCLVSLKDLWLDGNQLAEIPAEMGSMKSLLCLDVSENKLEHLPEEMGGLVSLTDLLVSQNLINALPEGIGKLRRLSILKADQNRLAQLPESIGNCESLTELVLTENRLQSLPRSIGKLKRLSNFNCDRNRLASLPKEIGGCSSLNVFCVRGNRLTRIPSEISQATELHVFDVSGNRLLHLPISLTMLRLKALWLSENQSQPLLTFQNDMDPESGEKVLTCVLLPQQPSEPDSKGSDNLARCGALESLVNDVVDDTWDDRAMNRISAIHFLDDDDDEDDEKGTLMRRATPHPGELKTMKKAAENLRNDLNAAKGLDSNKNEVNNATVTTSV; this is encoded by the exons ATGGAAATTCCAGAGAGCATCTCTAACTGTAAAGCTCTCCAAGTAGCAGACTTTAGTGGAAACCCATTAACAAG ATTGCCTGAGAGTTTTCCAGAGCTTCAGAATTTAACATGCCTTTCCATCAATGACATTTCATTGCAGGCTCTTCCCGAAAACATTGGAAA CCTCTCCAACTTGGTATCACTGGAACTCAGAGAGAATCTGCTGACATATTTACCAGA GTCACTATCACTACTTCACAGACTTGAGGAGCTTGACCTAGGGAACAATGAACTTTACAATTTG CCAGAAACAATAGGATGTCTTGTCAGCTTAAAGGACTTGTGGCTGGATGGAAACCAGTTGGCTGAAATACCTGCA GAGATGGGCAGCATGAAAAGCCTCCTGTGTCTAGATGTATCAGAGAACAAGCTGGAGCACCTTCCAGAGGAGATGGGTGGCCTGGTCTCCCTTACTGACCTGCTGGTGTCCCAGAACCTCATCAATGCTCTGCCAGAGGGCATAG GAAAACTGAGGCGACTGTCAATATTGAAAGCAGACCAGAATCGGCTTGCCCAGCTACCAGAGAGCATTGGGAACTGTGAGAGTCTCACTGAACTGGTGCTCACTGAGAATCGGCTACAG AGTTTGCCAAGAAGTATTGGAAAACTAAAGAGactttccaacttcaactgtgatAGGAACCGACTAGCGTCATTGCCTAAAGAG ATTGGAGGCTGCAGTAGCCTGAATGTCTTCTGTGTTCGAGGGAACAGGCTGACAAGAATTCCCTCTGAGATCTCTCAGGCCACAGAActgcatgtgtttgatgtgtctgGAAATAG ACTACTCCACCTACCCATATCTCTGACCATGCTGCGACTCAAGGCCCTGTGGCTGTCAGAGAACCAGTCCCAGCCTCTACTCACCTTCCAGAATGACATGGATCCAGAGTCGGGGGAAAAAGTGCTCACCTGTGTTCTCCTGCCCCAGCAGCCTTCAGAACCTGACAGTAAAG GCTCAGACAACCTGGCTCGCTGCGGTGCTCTGGAGAGCCTGGTGAATGATGTGGTTGATGACACCTGGGATGACAGGGCCATGAACAGGATCAGTGCCATCCACTTCCTGGATGATGACGATGACGAGGATGATGAAAAG GGAACGCTGATGCGACGGGCCACTCCTCACCCAGGCGAGCTGAAGACTATGAAGAAAGCAGCGGAGAACCTCCGCAACGACCTGAACGCCGCCAAAGGCCTGGATTCCAACAAAAACGAGGTCAATAATGCTACAGTCACCACGTCTGTGTGA
- the LOC129860070 gene encoding leucine-rich repeat-containing protein 1-like isoform X1 has translation MFQCIPLWRCNRHVELIDKRHCSLLYVPDEIYRYSRSLEELLLDANQLSDLPKPFFQLLKLRKLGLSDNEIQRLPPEIANFMQLVELDVSRNDIMEIPESISNCKALQVADFSGNPLTRLPESFPELQNLTCLSINDISLQALPENIGNLSNLVSLELRENLLTYLPESLSLLHRLEELDLGNNELYNLPETIGCLVSLKDLWLDGNQLAEIPAEMGSMKSLLCLDVSENKLEHLPEEMGGLVSLTDLLVSQNLINALPEGIGKLRRLSILKADQNRLAQLPESIGNCESLTELVLTENRLQSLPRSIGKLKRLSNFNCDRNRLASLPKEIGGCSSLNVFCVRGNRLTRIPSEISQATELHVFDVSGNRLLHLPISLTMLRLKALWLSENQSQPLLTFQNDMDPESGEKVLTCVLLPQQPSEPDSKGSDNLARCGALESLVNDVVDDTWDDRAMNRISAIHFLDDDDDEDDEKGTLMRRATPHPGELKTMKKAAENLRNDLNAAKGLDSNKNEVNNATVTTSV, from the exons CCATTTTTTCAGCTGCTAAAGCTACGAAAGCTGGGCCTGAGTGACAACGAGATCCAAAGACTTCCTCCAGAAATAGCAAACTTCATGCAGCTAGTAGAACTTGATGTCTCTCGTAATG ACATCATGGAAATTCCAGAGAGCATCTCTAACTGTAAAGCTCTCCAAGTAGCAGACTTTAGTGGAAACCCATTAACAAG ATTGCCTGAGAGTTTTCCAGAGCTTCAGAATTTAACATGCCTTTCCATCAATGACATTTCATTGCAGGCTCTTCCCGAAAACATTGGAAA CCTCTCCAACTTGGTATCACTGGAACTCAGAGAGAATCTGCTGACATATTTACCAGA GTCACTATCACTACTTCACAGACTTGAGGAGCTTGACCTAGGGAACAATGAACTTTACAATTTG CCAGAAACAATAGGATGTCTTGTCAGCTTAAAGGACTTGTGGCTGGATGGAAACCAGTTGGCTGAAATACCTGCA GAGATGGGCAGCATGAAAAGCCTCCTGTGTCTAGATGTATCAGAGAACAAGCTGGAGCACCTTCCAGAGGAGATGGGTGGCCTGGTCTCCCTTACTGACCTGCTGGTGTCCCAGAACCTCATCAATGCTCTGCCAGAGGGCATAG GAAAACTGAGGCGACTGTCAATATTGAAAGCAGACCAGAATCGGCTTGCCCAGCTACCAGAGAGCATTGGGAACTGTGAGAGTCTCACTGAACTGGTGCTCACTGAGAATCGGCTACAG AGTTTGCCAAGAAGTATTGGAAAACTAAAGAGactttccaacttcaactgtgatAGGAACCGACTAGCGTCATTGCCTAAAGAG ATTGGAGGCTGCAGTAGCCTGAATGTCTTCTGTGTTCGAGGGAACAGGCTGACAAGAATTCCCTCTGAGATCTCTCAGGCCACAGAActgcatgtgtttgatgtgtctgGAAATAG ACTACTCCACCTACCCATATCTCTGACCATGCTGCGACTCAAGGCCCTGTGGCTGTCAGAGAACCAGTCCCAGCCTCTACTCACCTTCCAGAATGACATGGATCCAGAGTCGGGGGAAAAAGTGCTCACCTGTGTTCTCCTGCCCCAGCAGCCTTCAGAACCTGACAGTAAAG GCTCAGACAACCTGGCTCGCTGCGGTGCTCTGGAGAGCCTGGTGAATGATGTGGTTGATGACACCTGGGATGACAGGGCCATGAACAGGATCAGTGCCATCCACTTCCTGGATGATGACGATGACGAGGATGATGAAAAG GGAACGCTGATGCGACGGGCCACTCCTCACCCAGGCGAGCTGAAGACTATGAAGAAAGCAGCGGAGAACCTCCGCAACGACCTGAACGCCGCCAAAGGCCTGGATTCCAACAAAAACGAGGTCAATAATGCTACAGTCACCACGTCTGTGTGA